ACACTCGATACTAGAGACTCAACGACACCGTCCGGGTCATCGCTTGTCGGTGAAGAGGCAACGACTAACGAGCAATTCACTTATAACTTCAGCTGGGATCACCAACTACAGACGGGAACACGATACAACGTCGTATTTAACAATTCGCGGCTGGACACAACACAACGGTTTACCAATCTTAATCCGAGTTTTGATTCCAGCTTGTTTGCAAATTTGACGCAACCATTACTCCGCGGGTTTGGCACTGAAGTAACGAAAGCCCCGATCCGGATTGCGGAGGCAAACCGGCTTGCTTCGGATCACAGGCTTCGTCAGCGGGTCCTGGATATTGCATTACAGGTAGAACAGGCTTACTGGGATCTGGTTTTCTTCCGAGGGCAGATGGATGTGCGCACGCAGTCTCTTGCTTCTGCTACTGCTCTCTATGAGAACAACAAGAAGCAGGTAGAAGTGGGAACAATGGCGCCCCTCGAAATCGTTGTTGCGGAAGCTGAAGTTGCGGCGCGTAAGCAGGAAATCATCACAACAGAAAATTTGATCGGTAATACGGAAGATCGTCTTCGAAATCTTGTAACTACGGAAAAACAGTCGGATCGATGGGATATGAAATTTGTGCCTTCGGACGAACCGATGGTTCGACCGGTTGCAATTACATCGGAAGAAGCGATCAAAAAGGCTCTTGCAAATAATCCTGATTTGAAAGCGCTTGAAATGGATCTTTCGAGCGATCGATTAAGTAAGCGTTTGGCTTCGGATGCGTTGAAACCACAGCTAGATTTCCAGGCAAGCGCGGGATTAACAGGGCTGGGTGGCGATGTTCTAATCCAGGACGACTCTTTTCCTCCGAATGTAATAGGAGTCATACCGGGAGGCTATTCGGATGCACTCTCTAGTCTGTTTGACAACAAAACGTGGTCAATCGGTTTCATCGTTGGTTTGCCGGTCGGAAATCACGCTGCCGAAGCTGATTTTGTTCGCGCCGACCTTACGGAAAAGCAAACGGCAAAAACACTTGAAACCGCACGGCAGAACTTGATTTTCAATATTCGCACATCCATCCGAAATCTTGAGAGCGACTTAAAACGTCTGGACGCAGCCCGTGCCTCGCGCATTCTGCAGGAAAAGAAGCTGGATGCGGAAAGAAAGAAGCTGGCGGTTGGTTTAAGCACAAATTACATCGTGCTGGATTTTCAGGATGATCTGGCGTTAGCTCAATCTCAGGAATTGTTGGCGACTGTGGATTACGAAAAGAACCTTGCGCAACTGGAAAGGTTCATGGGAGAAAATCTGCCTTAAATACAACCGCCAAGGCGCCAAGACGTCTAGTGAACTCTAAATTCGGAAGGAAGAGAAGACCTGGTCCACAAACGGCCGGATCTCTTCCTCCATTCCTTTTGGATACGAAACCGACAGGATGTAAAAATTCCGGCCGGAGCTCGTATAAAACGCGTGCATCGCGTAAGGATTTAACGGATCGGAGTCTTCATAGTAAGCGCGAAAGCCGGTAAGATAATCGACCGAATAAGGAATCAGCTCAGACCTTAAAAAATCCGCAAAAATCATAGTTTCTGATTTTTCAATCGCCTCGATCACGTCATCACTCCAGGAAGAGGTCGCACGAATCTCAATCACAATACCTGACTCAGCTGACAGAAGATGAAATTTATCGGAACGTTCATAGATTTTTGAAACCCAGTGTTTTGGCAAATCCAACTTAAAGGGAAAAGCGCTCGGACCACTAACCATTTTCATTTCCAAAAGCTTGAGAAAGCGGGCCGGACCCGGGGATGCGGGTTTTTCGAATTTCCACTGAGGTTCGATCCGGTTGACATCTGCCATCGTTACGCTTTCGTTTCTTTTTTCAGCAAATGAAGCAATCGTTTCCATCGGAATCGCCCTCTTGCCTTGAACCCATCCGATGATCTTGCCGGCGGAATCATACAGAGGGGTGGAGCGGGAAGAATAAAGGCTGGATTCAATCAAAATGAGGTCATAACCTTTGCCTGTATCCAGGATTTCATGCACCGCAGCCTGCGTTAGCTCCCACCGCCCATTTTTTTCTGTCCAGTACGAAACTTTATCGCCGATCGCAAGAGTGTTCGAACTGATGATGGGAGTAATCACCGGGATCTCTTCCTCCGCCGCAAGAACGGCAATGTCCATCGATTCGTTGAAAGACAACAAACGGTTCGTGTACGTGCTCGTTCCATCCCACTGCACTTGAACCTTTGATGCGCCTTTCACATCGGAATAGCTGCAAACGATGGTGTTTTCATCGTAAAGAAAACCGAAACCTGTTTTCAGGACCGCGCCCGACGGCAGTAGAGAAGTGATCGTAATTTTGTTCGTCTCAAGAATCTCCGTCTCCTGCGCGTTCAATTCACCGCAGAGAACGCAGAGAACGCAGAGAAAAACAACCAAATTCTTATTCTCTCTGCGCTCTCTGCGACCTCTGAGGTAAAATACGGGCTTTTCCATTCGCTCAATCGTACTTTCTGCCGAAGATCCACGCGATCAGAATGCTCAACAGATAAAGAAGCAACATCGGAACGGCCAGAAAGGTTTGCGTGACCACATCCGGAGTGGGAGTTATGATGGCTGAAATAACAAAACATATGAGAATAGCGTACTTAAACTTATTCAACAAAAAGTGATGATTGATGATTCCAAATTTGGCAAGAAAAAACGCAAGAATCGGAATTTCAAAAATTAACCCGATTGCCAGTGTGAGTTTACTGAATAAGGAAAAGTAGTCATTCACGCGAACATCCTGTTTAAACTGGCTTCCAACTTCCAGGAAATACCGGCACGCAAACGGAAACACATAGTAGTAGCAGAAAACGCAACCAGCCAGAAAGAAAATCGTCGAAAAGAAAATGAACGGAATCGCGTACGTTCTTTCCTTCCTGTATAAGCCCGGAGCGATGAAAAGCCAGAGCTGGCTAATGAGTATGGGAGAAGTAAAAATCAACGCCGCTAGAGCAGACACCTTCATATAAACAAAGAAGGGCTCGGTGAGTGAAATGAATGAGAGTTTGTCCCCTTTCGCGACAAACTTTAGAAAGGGGGCCTGCACAACTTGAAAGATCGCCTCACGGTAAAACCAGCAGACAATGAATCCCGCGAAAAGCGCGACAACGCAGATGATCAACCTGCGCCGCAATTCCTCCAGATGTTCCCAGAGGGTCATCTGCCCTTCTTGCGTTTCAGCTTCCTGAAGAGTGGTCATGTTGCGATGGTTTTCTTGAAAATGATAACCGCTATTTCGATTCCGGCTCTTCCATTTCTTTCTCGATGTTGTGCTTGATCTCGTTGGAAGCGCGCCGGAATTCTGCAAGAGTTTTACCGATGGAGCGTCCTAATTCGGGCAGTTTTTTGGGGCCAAAGACCAATAACGCAATTACCAGAATCAAGACAAGTTCCTGAATACCGATAGGTCCCATATATGAGTATTATAGCTTTATAAACAAAGTAGCGCGGGCGTCCCGCCTGCGAGCCTGCGAGCTGACGCAGACGAGACGTCCGCGC
The nucleotide sequence above comes from bacterium. Encoded proteins:
- a CDS encoding TolC family protein → MKSLVIFCLLVFFSGILSAQEETPVSLKQVIDLALKNNLDIAVESYNPEIFDTRVSFEKAKFEPLFAATLDTRDSTTPSGSSLVGEEATTNEQFTYNFSWDHQLQTGTRYNVVFNNSRLDTTQRFTNLNPSFDSSLFANLTQPLLRGFGTEVTKAPIRIAEANRLASDHRLRQRVLDIALQVEQAYWDLVFFRGQMDVRTQSLASATALYENNKKQVEVGTMAPLEIVVAEAEVAARKQEIITTENLIGNTEDRLRNLVTTEKQSDRWDMKFVPSDEPMVRPVAITSEEAIKKALANNPDLKALEMDLSSDRLSKRLASDALKPQLDFQASAGLTGLGGDVLIQDDSFPPNVIGVIPGGYSDALSSLFDNKTWSIGFIVGLPVGNHAAEADFVRADLTEKQTAKTLETARQNLIFNIRTSIRNLESDLKRLDAARASRILQEKKLDAERKKLAVGLSTNYIVLDFQDDLALAQSQELLATVDYEKNLAQLERFMGENLP
- a CDS encoding S1C family serine protease, coding for MEKPVFYLRGRRERRENKNLVVFLCVLCVLCGELNAQETEILETNKITITSLLPSGAVLKTGFGFLYDENTIVCSYSDVKGASKVQVQWDGTSTYTNRLLSFNESMDIAVLAAEEEIPVITPIISSNTLAIGDKVSYWTEKNGRWELTQAAVHEILDTGKGYDLILIESSLYSSRSTPLYDSAGKIIGWVQGKRAIPMETIASFAEKRNESVTMADVNRIEPQWKFEKPASPGPARFLKLLEMKMVSGPSAFPFKLDLPKHWVSKIYERSDKFHLLSAESGIVIEIRATSSWSDDVIEAIEKSETMIFADFLRSELIPYSVDYLTGFRAYYEDSDPLNPYAMHAFYTSSGRNFYILSVSYPKGMEEEIRPFVDQVFSSFRI
- the tatC gene encoding twin-arginine translocase subunit TatC, whose product is MTTLQEAETQEGQMTLWEHLEELRRRLIICVVALFAGFIVCWFYREAIFQVVQAPFLKFVAKGDKLSFISLTEPFFVYMKVSALAALIFTSPILISQLWLFIAPGLYRKERTYAIPFIFFSTIFFLAGCVFCYYYVFPFACRYFLEVGSQFKQDVRVNDYFSLFSKLTLAIGLIFEIPILAFFLAKFGIINHHFLLNKFKYAILICFVISAIITPTPDVVTQTFLAVPMLLLYLLSILIAWIFGRKYD
- a CDS encoding TatA/E family twin arginine-targeting protein translocase; this translates as MGPIGIQELVLILVIALLVFGPKKLPELGRSIGKTLAEFRRASNEIKHNIEKEMEEPESK